A genomic window from Exiguobacterium acetylicum DSM 20416 includes:
- a CDS encoding PTS mannitol transporter subunit IICB, producing the protein MATAQNGARGIRVQVQRFGSFLSGMVMPNIGAFIAWGIITALFIPTGWAPNKELGELVGPTITYLLPLLIGYTGGKLMHDVRGGVVGTLATMGVIVGTEIPMFLGAMIMGPLGGYVIKKFDHLIEGKVKPGLEMLVNNFSVGIIGGLLMLGGFKVFGPLMTGLDDIMAAAVGAIVSAHLLPLASLFIEPAKILFLNNAINHGILSPLGLDQVNEAGKSVLFLLEANPGPGLGLLLAYSFFGSGAAKKTAPGAAFIQFIGGIHEIYFPYVLMKPVLLLAMIAGGMSGILTFVLFDVGLVAPASPGSIIAVLAMASRGSYIGLIAGVLVSASVTFVVSTVLLKTSKAKETSLEEASANVSAMKGKQSIASTLVSADAKPLAEVEHIIFACDAGMGSSAMGASVLRNKINKAGLPIKVTNTSISQLPQNAELIITHRDLTERAMEQVPTAEHRSVDNFLNAGYYDQLVHEIETARNKIS; encoded by the coding sequence ATGGCGACAGCTCAAAATGGAGCACGGGGCATCCGTGTTCAAGTTCAACGGTTCGGAAGCTTTTTAAGCGGTATGGTCATGCCGAACATCGGTGCATTCATCGCATGGGGGATCATCACGGCACTGTTCATCCCGACTGGGTGGGCACCGAACAAGGAACTCGGTGAACTCGTCGGTCCGACGATCACCTATCTCTTACCATTGCTGATCGGATACACAGGCGGAAAGTTAATGCATGACGTCAGAGGGGGCGTCGTCGGGACGCTCGCGACGATGGGGGTCATCGTCGGAACAGAGATTCCGATGTTCCTTGGTGCCATGATCATGGGACCACTTGGCGGATACGTCATCAAAAAGTTTGATCATCTCATCGAAGGAAAAGTCAAACCAGGTCTCGAGATGCTCGTCAATAACTTCTCGGTCGGAATCATCGGTGGCTTGTTGATGCTCGGTGGATTCAAAGTATTCGGACCACTCATGACAGGTCTCGACGACATCATGGCGGCAGCAGTTGGTGCAATCGTCAGTGCACATTTGCTACCACTAGCCAGTTTGTTCATTGAACCAGCAAAAATCTTGTTCTTAAACAATGCAATCAACCACGGTATCTTAAGTCCGCTTGGTCTCGACCAAGTGAATGAAGCAGGGAAATCGGTACTGTTCTTACTCGAAGCCAACCCGGGTCCGGGTCTCGGATTGTTACTCGCTTACTCGTTCTTCGGTTCTGGTGCAGCGAAGAAAACAGCACCGGGCGCTGCGTTCATTCAATTCATTGGTGGGATTCACGAAATCTACTTCCCGTATGTCTTGATGAAGCCGGTCTTGTTGCTTGCGATGATCGCAGGTGGTATGAGTGGAATCCTCACATTCGTCTTATTTGATGTTGGTTTAGTCGCACCTGCTTCACCAGGTAGTATCATCGCTGTCCTTGCGATGGCATCCCGCGGCTCTTACATCGGATTGATCGCCGGTGTCCTTGTGTCAGCGTCCGTGACATTCGTTGTATCGACTGTCCTGCTGAAGACAAGCAAAGCAAAAGAGACATCACTCGAAGAAGCAAGCGCGAACGTCAGTGCGATGAAAGGAAAACAATCGATTGCTTCGACACTCGTTTCAGCTGATGCCAAACCACTTGCGGAAGTCGAACATATCATTTTCGCTTGTGACGCTGGTATGGGATCGAGTGCGATGGGAGCATCCGTCCTTCGCAATAAAATCAATAAGGCGGGGTTACCGATCAAGGTAACGAATACGTCGATCAGCCAACTGCCGCAAAACGCTGAACTGATCATTACGCATCGTGATTTGACGGAGCGGGCGATGGAACAGGTACCAACGGCAGAACATCGGTCAGTCGATAACTTCCTGAATGCCGGTTATTATGACCAACTCGTCCATGAGATCGAAACAGCACGGAATAAAATTTCTTAA
- a CDS encoding TraR/DksA C4-type zinc finger protein translates to MLSKQQTEEFKQRLLKEKEKTTSNIEQRDTDYDEGELSSYDNHPADSGDELFLRERDQAITDMQEDMLSDVDRALKAIEDGTYGICEVCGKEIEIERLDIIPETLLCIEHAKEEAAQNENDPNSRPSEEDVLDPSVTARGKDIDGDTDGFSKVSDFGSSDTPSDQEDGIDPTRS, encoded by the coding sequence ATGTTATCTAAACAACAGACGGAAGAATTCAAGCAACGGTTATTAAAGGAAAAAGAGAAGACGACATCAAACATCGAACAACGCGATACCGATTACGATGAAGGTGAATTGTCGAGTTACGATAATCATCCTGCCGATTCCGGCGATGAACTGTTCTTGCGGGAACGCGATCAAGCGATCACGGATATGCAAGAAGACATGCTGTCGGATGTGGATCGTGCTCTTAAAGCGATTGAAGACGGAACGTACGGGATTTGTGAAGTATGCGGAAAAGAGATTGAGATTGAACGTCTTGATATCATTCCGGAGACGTTATTATGTATCGAGCATGCTAAAGAAGAAGCTGCACAAAATGAGAACGATCCGAATTCACGACCAAGCGAAGAAGATGTACTTGATCCATCGGTCACAGCCCGCGGAAAAGACATCGACGGTGATACGGACGGTTTCTCGAAAGTGAGTGACTTTGGTAGTTCCGATACACCGTCTGACCAAGAAGACGGGATTGACCCGACACGGTCTTGA
- a CDS encoding S66 peptidase family protein — MKYPFLGWTGQTIGVTAPSSGLREQQQEWVERAVEQVQARQMNVRLGETIWSHQLAASAPVKQRAEELNQMMTDETIDAVIPPFGGERAIDLLPELALATYRPKWLLGYSDISTLLLSLTLQTGMATAHGPNFVELRSEEWDETTSAWRRVLATPTGGTVTQWASDRYQSEWTDQERPAGSLFQLTEATEWKALDERKEVTGRILGGCLETIRHLIGTPYGDVQRFQREEINGEPILWYFEVSEASSAEVHRTLRQMAYAGWFDHAAGFLFGRTSARITEDLTWLDVYQYLADETGLPVLYDLDIGHQPPQLTLINGATGTVRIQGKDSRIDLTFN, encoded by the coding sequence ATGAAATATCCATTTTTAGGTTGGACAGGTCAAACGATCGGAGTGACGGCGCCCTCCTCCGGATTACGTGAACAGCAACAGGAATGGGTCGAACGAGCAGTTGAACAAGTACAAGCACGGCAAATGAACGTCCGTTTGGGCGAAACGATTTGGTCGCATCAACTTGCTGCGAGTGCGCCGGTTAAACAACGCGCCGAAGAATTGAATCAGATGATGACGGATGAGACGATTGATGCCGTTATCCCGCCATTTGGTGGGGAACGCGCCATTGATCTTTTACCCGAGTTGGCGCTAGCTACGTACCGACCGAAATGGTTGCTTGGCTATTCCGATATCAGTACGTTATTGCTCAGTCTGACGCTTCAGACGGGGATGGCGACAGCACATGGTCCGAATTTCGTTGAGCTTCGAAGTGAAGAATGGGACGAGACGACAAGTGCCTGGCGACGGGTGCTCGCAACGCCAACTGGAGGAACCGTCACACAGTGGGCTTCCGATCGTTATCAATCCGAGTGGACAGACCAAGAACGTCCAGCAGGTTCGTTATTTCAACTGACGGAAGCGACCGAATGGAAAGCACTTGATGAGCGAAAAGAAGTGACCGGACGGATACTTGGTGGGTGTCTTGAGACGATTCGCCATCTGATTGGGACACCGTACGGAGATGTACAGCGTTTCCAGCGTGAAGAAATCAACGGAGAACCGATACTCTGGTACTTCGAGGTGTCTGAAGCGAGTTCAGCAGAGGTGCACCGGACACTTCGACAAATGGCGTATGCAGGATGGTTTGACCATGCGGCTGGCTTTTTATTCGGTCGTACGTCTGCAAGGATCACAGAAGATCTGACATGGCTAGACGTGTATCAGTATCTAGCAGATGAAACGGGCTTACCAGTCTTATATGATCTTGACATCGGTCATCAGCCGCCACAGTTGACGTTAATCAATGGAGCGACGGGTACGGTTCGTATTCAAGGAAAAGATTCACGAATCGATCTGACGTTCAACTAA
- a CDS encoding DUF779 domain-containing protein has translation MVERVQATAACLELIDQLREKHGPLMFHQSGGCCDGSSPMCFAQGDLFLGDQDKKLGEIGGCPFYIHEDQYEYWKHTQLIIDVVNGRGGMFSLEGIEGKRFLTRSRAFTQEEYAELSASS, from the coding sequence ATGGTGGAACGTGTTCAGGCGACAGCAGCTTGTTTAGAGTTAATCGACCAGTTGAGAGAAAAGCACGGTCCGTTGATGTTTCATCAATCTGGTGGTTGTTGCGATGGCAGTTCCCCGATGTGTTTTGCGCAGGGTGATCTATTTCTAGGGGATCAGGATAAAAAACTAGGAGAGATCGGTGGTTGTCCGTTTTATATTCATGAAGATCAATATGAGTACTGGAAACATACGCAACTCATCATTGATGTCGTGAATGGTCGAGGCGGAATGTTCTCTCTTGAGGGTATCGAAGGGAAACGTTTTTTGACACGCTCCCGTGCGTTCACGCAAGAGGAATATGCTGAACTATCAGCATCAAGTTAA
- a CDS encoding mannitol-1-phosphate 5-dehydrogenase, translating to MKAIHFGAGNIGRGFIGLQLVKTGYEVCFVDVNTTVVDALKARHTYEVGYASEQGGRERVDGVTALNSISEAEQVIDVIREADVITTAVGPTLLSKVAPLIAEGLRQRDQQAPVYVIACENMIGGSKHLQAEVAKHQPLEENWYFPNAAVDRIVPLQHHEDPLYVEVEEFFEWVIETTGLPEAYPRIEGVTYVENIEPFIERKLFTVNTGHAIASYLGALFQKETIAESLTDPRIRRGVQTALYETGWLLLEKYGFNPVDHSAYIQKNMKRFENPRIHDEIIRVARSPIRKLSPSDRLVKPAKELMERGIEADGLARGIAAALTYFDPDDSESSELNAYIIKHGIEDALNAYLQLSATDPLGSRIIEHYEAMQQQVNSIA from the coding sequence ATGAAAGCCATTCATTTTGGTGCCGGTAACATCGGACGTGGGTTCATCGGCTTACAACTCGTTAAGACGGGTTACGAAGTCTGTTTCGTAGATGTCAATACGACGGTCGTCGATGCATTAAAAGCACGACATACCTATGAAGTCGGTTATGCCTCTGAACAGGGAGGGCGTGAGCGCGTCGACGGCGTGACGGCGCTCAACAGTATATCTGAAGCAGAACAAGTCATCGACGTGATTCGGGAAGCGGATGTCATTACGACGGCCGTCGGACCTACCTTGTTGTCGAAAGTCGCTCCATTGATTGCGGAAGGGTTACGTCAACGTGATCAACAGGCACCTGTCTACGTCATTGCATGTGAAAACATGATTGGTGGGTCAAAACACTTGCAAGCAGAGGTGGCGAAACATCAGCCGTTAGAGGAGAACTGGTATTTCCCAAATGCGGCGGTTGACCGGATCGTGCCGCTTCAACATCATGAAGACCCGTTATACGTCGAAGTGGAAGAATTCTTCGAATGGGTGATCGAGACGACTGGATTACCGGAAGCCTATCCACGGATCGAAGGCGTCACCTATGTCGAGAACATTGAACCGTTCATCGAGCGGAAACTGTTCACCGTCAACACAGGACATGCGATCGCATCGTACCTCGGAGCATTGTTCCAAAAAGAGACGATCGCTGAAAGTTTAACAGATCCACGCATCCGTCGTGGTGTCCAGACAGCACTTTACGAAACAGGGTGGTTGTTACTTGAAAAGTACGGCTTTAACCCAGTCGACCATAGTGCGTATATCCAAAAGAATATGAAACGATTTGAAAACCCGCGGATTCATGATGAAATCATTCGGGTTGCTCGTTCACCGATTCGTAAACTGAGTCCAAGCGACCGACTCGTTAAACCAGCGAAAGAATTGATGGAACGCGGCATCGAAGCAGATGGATTAGCACGCGGCATCGCAGCAGCCCTAACCTATTTCGACCCGGATGATTCAGAATCTTCAGAATTAAATGCGTATATTATAAAACATGGAATCGAAGATGCGCTGAACGCATATCTACAACTGTCAGCAACGGATCCACTTGGATCTCGAATCATCGAACATTATGAAGCAATGCAACAACAAGTCAATTCGATTGCTTAA
- a CDS encoding BglG family transcription antiterminator: MTEFTPREHDILFFLLSREEPVQIQEIAETLETSERTIQRERDRLAQSLEDHDLRLTYVRGRGLLIEGTDEAKHVLRDQLLLSHKQLPNAEDRQVELAYRLLQENGMVKLQAIAHAMYVAPSTVSQDLERIDEWFLQYDLEIKRKKGIGAEIIGEEINKRRLLISLIFTQWDVLAFYRLLQGDADQLPHLLRMNRTSWLEMINQAYAVIAPLTKEGRLNDRQIMRATLSLALQALRKDPFPMRYELKAYPVEILKWVERVEERLPETLSISERQWLSEELRAFFQSDAGDTEELVTRLRVKRLIEHVSLLYGTNFTKDLALERGLVSHIQSYTRQNSVNPSYVIKQIEREYPRLFDAVKQAALSIFTDATFEDVDLAFWVMHFGAVLSKPTPKLPYRVLVVCSAGLGSSKLLMNRLRQEFAELEHIDNSSLFGIERLPIDSYDFVLSTVPLPDIRPPHLLVNPLLPQDEVERIRKLILALPKSFQPAPRKTKTEWLDLEQLHRLVASSIQVSDGFRMGRLERVGDGIESLLFEISTRMVDQGLAKSAVSLSTQLLRRHEMSGLGIPGTRLALFHGRDATIQRGGFLIFELPEPIDLLGMDQQSQSVERLLVLVAPEETSNELLELLSSISAAIIESPEQMDQFEFGEEQTIRLLINRTFRTVIDQFLGHT; the protein is encoded by the coding sequence ATGACTGAATTTACACCACGGGAACATGATATCTTATTTTTCCTCTTATCACGCGAAGAACCTGTTCAAATACAAGAGATCGCGGAAACGCTCGAGACATCGGAACGAACGATTCAACGTGAACGCGATCGTCTTGCCCAATCTTTAGAAGATCATGACTTGCGTTTGACATATGTCCGCGGCAGAGGCCTCTTAATTGAAGGAACAGACGAAGCCAAACATGTATTACGGGACCAACTCTTGTTGTCACATAAACAATTACCGAACGCTGAAGATCGCCAAGTCGAGTTAGCGTATCGGCTACTGCAAGAAAACGGGATGGTCAAATTACAGGCAATCGCCCATGCGATGTATGTGGCACCGAGCACGGTCAGCCAGGATTTAGAGCGAATCGATGAGTGGTTTCTGCAATATGACCTTGAAATCAAACGCAAAAAAGGCATTGGTGCCGAAATAATCGGTGAAGAGATCAACAAACGACGCTTATTGATCTCATTGATCTTTACGCAATGGGATGTTCTCGCTTTCTATCGATTGTTACAAGGAGACGCCGATCAGTTACCCCATCTGTTACGCATGAACCGAACATCCTGGCTTGAGATGATCAATCAAGCGTACGCGGTCATTGCGCCATTGACGAAAGAAGGGCGTCTCAATGATCGACAAATCATGCGCGCGACACTCAGCTTAGCTTTACAAGCGTTGCGCAAAGATCCGTTTCCAATGCGATATGAGTTAAAAGCGTATCCGGTCGAAATCCTCAAATGGGTGGAACGCGTCGAAGAGCGATTACCTGAAACATTGTCGATTTCCGAACGTCAATGGTTATCAGAAGAGTTGCGCGCGTTCTTTCAATCGGACGCAGGAGATACGGAGGAACTCGTCACACGCCTTCGTGTAAAACGATTGATTGAACATGTCTCCTTATTATACGGAACGAACTTTACGAAGGACCTTGCGCTAGAACGCGGACTCGTCTCGCATATTCAATCGTATACGCGTCAAAATAGCGTCAATCCGTCCTATGTCATCAAACAAATTGAACGAGAATATCCACGTTTGTTTGATGCGGTCAAACAAGCAGCGCTATCGATCTTCACCGATGCGACATTTGAAGACGTGGATTTAGCATTTTGGGTCATGCATTTCGGGGCCGTTCTCAGCAAACCGACACCGAAACTACCTTATCGCGTATTAGTCGTCTGCTCTGCTGGACTTGGTTCCTCAAAGTTACTGATGAATCGGTTGCGTCAAGAATTCGCTGAACTCGAGCATATCGATAACTCGTCGCTGTTTGGTATCGAACGATTACCGATCGACTCGTACGACTTCGTTTTGTCGACTGTACCGTTACCTGACATCCGCCCACCACATCTTCTTGTCAACCCGTTGCTTCCTCAGGATGAGGTCGAACGGATCCGGAAATTAATTCTCGCCTTGCCTAAATCCTTTCAGCCGGCACCGCGAAAGACGAAAACGGAATGGCTTGATCTTGAGCAATTGCATCGGCTCGTTGCGTCGTCCATTCAAGTATCGGACGGATTCCGAATGGGACGGTTAGAGCGAGTAGGCGATGGGATTGAATCGCTATTGTTTGAGATCAGTACGCGCATGGTCGACCAAGGATTAGCGAAATCAGCAGTATCACTCTCGACACAATTGTTGCGTCGTCATGAGATGTCAGGTCTCGGTATTCCGGGAACACGGCTTGCGCTGTTTCACGGACGCGATGCGACGATCCAACGAGGGGGATTCCTCATCTTTGAATTGCCTGAACCGATCGACTTACTCGGAATGGATCAACAGTCACAATCCGTCGAACGGCTCCTCGTCTTGGTCGCACCGGAAGAGACCTCGAATGAACTGCTTGAATTACTCAGTTCGATCAGTGCCGCAATCATCGAGAGCCCTGAACAAATGGATCAATTCGAGTTCGGGGAGGAACAGACGATTCGTCTGCTTATAAATCGGACGTTTCGAACGGTCATTGATCAATTCCTTGGTCACACTTGA
- the adh gene encoding aldehyde dehydrogenase has product MIYDIPNKQGSKVQYKERYENYINGKWTAPVGGEYFDNVTPVTGKVLCQVARSGKEDIELALDAAHAAKEAWGKTSVTERSNILNKIANRMEENLEMLAYAETLENGKAVRETLNADLPLAIDHFRYFAGVIRAQEGSVGELDQDTVAYHFHEPLGVVGQIIPWNFPLLMAVWKLAPALAAGNCVVLKPAEQTPASIMVLVELIEDLLPPGVLNIVNGFGLEAGKPLASSKRIAKIAFTGETTTGRLIMQYASQNLIPVTLELGGKSPNIFFEDIMQADDAFFDKAIEGLLMFALNQGEVCTCPSRALIQESIYEPFMERVLERVKAIKIGNPLDSDVMMGAQASNEQMEKILSYLEIGKSEGAECLVGGERNMLEGDLAEGYYIQPTIFKGHNKMRIFQEEIFGPVLSVTTFKTEEEALEIANDTLYGLGAGVWTRDMNRAYRFGRAIEAGRVWTNCYHQYPAHAAFGGYKMSGIGRENHKMMLNHYQRTKNLLVSYNPNKLGFF; this is encoded by the coding sequence ATGATTTATGACATTCCGAACAAGCAAGGGTCAAAAGTACAGTACAAGGAACGGTATGAAAATTACATCAATGGAAAGTGGACGGCACCTGTCGGGGGAGAATATTTTGATAATGTAACACCTGTCACCGGTAAAGTATTGTGCCAAGTCGCTCGTTCCGGTAAGGAAGACATCGAACTGGCTCTTGACGCAGCGCATGCCGCAAAAGAAGCATGGGGGAAGACCTCTGTAACGGAACGTTCAAACATTTTAAATAAAATCGCGAATCGGATGGAAGAAAACCTTGAGATGCTCGCTTATGCAGAGACACTTGAGAACGGGAAAGCGGTCCGTGAGACACTCAACGCGGATTTACCGCTTGCAATTGATCACTTCCGCTATTTCGCCGGCGTCATCCGTGCCCAAGAAGGTTCGGTCGGTGAACTTGACCAAGATACGGTCGCGTATCACTTCCATGAGCCACTTGGCGTCGTCGGTCAAATCATTCCGTGGAACTTCCCGCTTTTAATGGCTGTCTGGAAATTAGCACCAGCTCTCGCGGCAGGAAACTGTGTGGTCTTAAAACCAGCAGAACAAACACCAGCGAGCATCATGGTACTCGTTGAACTCATCGAAGACTTACTTCCACCAGGTGTTCTTAACATCGTCAATGGATTTGGTCTTGAGGCAGGGAAACCACTCGCTTCAAGCAAACGAATCGCCAAAATCGCCTTTACGGGTGAGACGACGACAGGACGTTTGATCATGCAGTACGCATCACAGAACCTGATTCCGGTCACACTCGAGCTTGGTGGGAAATCACCGAACATCTTCTTCGAAGATATCATGCAGGCAGATGATGCCTTCTTCGATAAAGCAATCGAAGGATTACTGATGTTTGCATTGAACCAAGGAGAAGTCTGTACGTGTCCGTCGCGTGCCTTGATTCAAGAATCAATTTACGAGCCGTTCATGGAACGTGTTCTTGAGCGCGTCAAAGCCATCAAGATCGGAAATCCTCTTGATTCGGACGTCATGATGGGGGCTCAAGCTTCGAACGAACAGATGGAGAAAATCCTTTCATATCTTGAAATCGGGAAATCTGAAGGCGCAGAGTGTCTCGTCGGTGGAGAGCGTAACATGCTCGAAGGGGATCTCGCAGAAGGATATTACATCCAACCAACGATCTTTAAAGGGCATAACAAGATGCGAATCTTCCAAGAAGAAATTTTCGGACCGGTCTTGTCGGTCACGACCTTCAAGACGGAAGAAGAAGCGCTCGAAATTGCGAATGATACGTTGTACGGTCTTGGTGCCGGTGTTTGGACGCGCGATATGAACCGTGCGTACCGGTTTGGTCGTGCGATCGAAGCAGGACGCGTCTGGACGAACTGTTATCACCAATATCCAGCTCACGCGGCATTTGGTGGTTACAAAATGTCGGGTATCGGACGCGAAAACCATAAGATGATGCTTAACCATTACCAACGGACGAAAAACCTACTCGTTAGCTATAACCCGAATAAACTCGGTTTCTTCTAA
- a CDS encoding glutamate synthase subunit beta, with product MKRRDQFMTVARSGGTERHPSERVGDYKEYKTALTEAEASQQASRCMDCGTPFCHVGEVFDQVKIGCPVYNLIPEWNLLVEEGRFQEALDRLLETNNFPEFTGRVCPAPCEGSCTLSIHEPAVAIKDIERTIIDIGFEKGWVVPRIPARRSTRSIAIVGSGPAGLAAADQLNQAGHQVTVFEREDRIGGLLTYGIPAMKLDKEVVQRRVDLLEAEGIHFRTNVTIGADVTLETLEAEYDAVILCVGATEPRKLTDAPTRGVGYAMDYLTGVTRHVLSQEPLSPEHDAKDKDILVIGGGDTGADCVATALRQRCRSVVQFGKHEQPGTTRATGNMWPDTPLLYSIDYGYAEALQQFGRDPREYLIAIKRFTTSELGQVTGVWTIQTTKTKNESGAVIFEEIEGSDRYFPVDQVWIAIGFSGVEENVLEHLAVASERGKIKTTRYATNRPGVFAAGDARRGQSLIVWAIREGREVAEAVGQYLKAMQQTG from the coding sequence ATGAAACGACGCGATCAATTCATGACAGTTGCTCGTTCGGGTGGGACGGAACGACATCCAAGCGAACGGGTGGGTGATTATAAAGAATATAAGACGGCTTTGACGGAAGCAGAAGCGAGTCAACAAGCAAGTCGATGTATGGATTGTGGCACCCCGTTTTGCCATGTAGGGGAAGTATTTGATCAAGTGAAGATTGGTTGTCCAGTCTATAACTTGATTCCAGAATGGAACTTGCTCGTAGAAGAAGGACGTTTTCAAGAGGCACTGGATCGCCTTCTTGAGACGAACAATTTCCCGGAATTCACGGGTCGCGTCTGCCCAGCGCCATGTGAAGGATCGTGTACGTTGTCGATTCATGAACCCGCGGTCGCGATCAAAGATATCGAACGGACGATCATCGACATCGGCTTTGAAAAAGGATGGGTCGTGCCCCGAATTCCAGCAAGACGATCGACACGCTCGATTGCCATCGTTGGATCTGGTCCTGCCGGTCTTGCGGCTGCCGATCAGCTGAATCAAGCCGGTCACCAAGTGACGGTCTTTGAGCGGGAAGATCGGATTGGCGGTCTATTGACGTACGGTATACCAGCGATGAAACTCGATAAAGAGGTCGTACAGCGCCGTGTTGATTTGCTTGAAGCGGAAGGGATCCACTTCCGGACGAATGTCACGATCGGCGCAGACGTCACACTAGAGACACTTGAAGCAGAATACGACGCGGTGATCCTGTGTGTCGGCGCGACGGAACCGCGCAAATTGACGGATGCACCAACTCGTGGTGTCGGTTATGCGATGGATTATCTGACCGGAGTGACGCGTCACGTGCTCTCGCAAGAACCGTTGTCTCCTGAACATGACGCGAAAGATAAAGATATTCTCGTCATCGGTGGAGGCGATACAGGAGCGGACTGTGTAGCGACGGCGCTTCGTCAACGTTGCCGCTCCGTCGTCCAATTCGGTAAACATGAACAACCAGGTACGACACGCGCAACAGGAAACATGTGGCCGGATACACCGTTGCTTTACTCTATTGATTACGGCTATGCGGAAGCATTGCAACAGTTCGGTCGGGATCCCCGTGAATATTTGATCGCCATCAAGCGGTTTACGACAAGTGAATTGGGGCAAGTCACCGGTGTCTGGACGATTCAGACAACGAAAACAAAAAATGAATCGGGAGCAGTGATCTTCGAGGAAATTGAAGGGAGCGATCGTTACTTCCCGGTCGATCAAGTCTGGATCGCCATCGGATTCAGTGGCGTCGAAGAGAATGTACTCGAACATTTAGCGGTCGCCTCGGAACGAGGAAAAATCAAGACGACGCGTTACGCGACGAACCGACCAGGCGTATTTGCCGCAGGTGACGCAAGACGGGGTCAATCACTGATCGTCTGGGCGATTCGCGAGGGTCGTGAAGTGGCGGAAGCTGTTGGACAATATTTAAAAGCAATGCAACAAACCGGCTAA
- a CDS encoding PTS sugar transporter subunit IIA — MTTTMNLSPELVLLDQQFADETAAITAAGQLLVDHGYVEAGYIDSMQERHALSTVYIGNHVAIPHGTESAKSQVKKTGLSILQVPQGVAFGTEQARLVIGIAGVGDEHLELLSNIAVICSDEENVERIVKATSKEEIIALLTAEV; from the coding sequence ATGACAACGACAATGAACCTTTCACCGGAACTCGTATTACTTGACCAACAATTCGCAGACGAGACGGCAGCCATTACGGCTGCCGGTCAACTCCTCGTCGATCACGGATATGTCGAAGCCGGTTACATCGACTCAATGCAGGAGCGTCATGCTTTATCGACGGTCTATATTGGCAACCATGTCGCGATTCCCCACGGAACAGAGTCAGCTAAATCGCAGGTCAAGAAGACAGGACTTTCGATTCTACAAGTACCGCAAGGCGTAGCGTTCGGAACGGAACAAGCACGACTCGTCATCGGCATCGCTGGTGTCGGTGACGAACACCTCGAGTTGCTATCGAATATCGCGGTCATTTGCTCTGATGAGGAGAACGTCGAGCGTATTGTGAAAGCGACATCCAAAGAAGAAATCATCGCCTTATTGACAGCGGAGGTGTAA